In Actinotignum schaalii, the sequence CGCCAAGCGCCACAACTTCGGAGATGATTTCAAAATCAAAACGTCCGATGCGGTAAAAATCCTCTGCGAAAAACGAGAAGAGCATGCCCCACATCAGCTCCGGGACAATTCTCGCCAAGGCCGGTACTGGATCCCACATAATTACCGGAACCCGCCCTACAGCAAATCCGCGCGTAGCTGCGCCGCGTTGGCCGGATGGAGCAAAGCCGGCGGAACGTCGAAGAGGGTAACCGCGCCGCGTTCCCCGCGTGTATGCATCCGCGCCACCGCGCGGGCGCAGGCCACCAGCACCGAACCGGTGAATTCCGGATTGGAATCCAGCGCGAGGTTGAAATGCAGGGCATGCGAGGTCCCCGGCGAGGTAGTCCCGTGGCGGATCACGTCACCGCCGTGCGCCATCCCGGTGTGTTCCGCGGCGAACTCCTCCTCGGAGATCACGTGGACTTCAGTTTCGTACTCGGCAAAGTAATTCGGCATCGTCACGATGGCCTGGCGCACCGCCTCCGGATCCGCACCGCTCTCCAAGACCACGTAAACGATCCGGCGATGCTTATCGCCCGCGCTGAGCTGGCCTTCTGTTTGCCCGGCCAGGGCCGCGGCCCGCACCTGCTCCTTGGGAACGGTGTACTGCACCGCGTTTTTCACGCCCGGCACCCGCCGCACCGCATCCGAATGTCCCTGGGACAGCCCCGGCCCCCAGAAAGTTTCCGAGTGCCCGGCCGGCAAAACCGCCTCGGCCAGCAGCCGCTGAAGCGAAAATAGGCCCGGATCCCAACCGGCGGAAATGAGAGCGAGGGTGCCGGCCGCGCGGGCGGCGTCGTCGACCTGTTCGAAATGCGCAGGAATCCGCGCGTGTGTATCAAAAGAATCCACCACGTTAAAACCGGAGGCGACCAGCGGCGTTTGCGTATCGAGGTCCGATTTTGAGCCGCCGCAGTTGATAACGACGTCGATTTTGCCGGTCCAGCGGGCGCGCAGCTGCGGATCGGTGAGTTCGGCGGCGGGGAATGCCGGGCCGGAGGCGGTCATAACGCCTTCGCGGCGGGTGAAGACCCCCACCAGCTCCAGGTCGGGGGCGAGGCTGAGGGCCTGTTCCACCCCGCGGCCCAGGTTGCCGTAGCCGTTGATCGCGATGCGCGCGTGTGTCATGCCTGTGGTTCTTTCTCGAGTTCGTCATCTGTATGCCCGGCGGACATAGCAAGAATAGTGTGGCGGGCAATCCGGCACACGTCCTCGAGCGACGCGCCGGTTTCCACCTGGCGAAATGCGTCGGAAATGAGGGCGCGGCTGAATGAGGTCCAAATATCGGGATGCGCGATGCCGGTATCTTTCCAACACATTTTGAGGGCGTCGGTGAAGAAAGTGTGGGCTTTATCCACGCCCATCTTGGTATGCGCCGTGGCCTTCTCCGAACCTTTCCCGCGTGCCGCACGCATGAGACCCATGAGCCATTTATGCGAGTCGCGCTGGCCGGACTGGCGGATGCAGGCCACCACCAACTACGCGAGGCGTTCGCGCGGTTCGGCATTCATATCCACCTGGCCCATCACCTTGGCGCGCCACTTGGGCACATTGCGTTCGAGCACCAGCAAGCGCAGGTCTTCAACCGATCCGACATAGCGGTAAATGGAGTTGCGCGCGATACCCGCAGCCGCAGCCACCGCCCCGGCCGAGAGCGGTTTGCCCGGCTCGTCTTTGAGAATCTTTTCCGCCGCATCCACGAGCCGGGCTATCATCATTTCCCGATGCTCGCGGACCGTTGGTGCAGAAATCTTTGGCATATCTCCTCCCAGCATCGCCCCCTATTGTTGCGGACTCAATCGATGAGCGCAACGGTTTAAACACGCCCGGGTTTGCCCGCACGCAGCGTTCGCGCCCTCGCCGCCAGCCCGAATGCACCGCGCTCCCGCACACGCCCACCGGCTCGATGCGAAATCCGGCGCGAGGCGCTACACTTTGTCGGTACTGCTGAGGTGACCGAGAGAGGCGATCCGGCGTGGCTGATAAAAACGCGCGTAACTCCATCCCTACTACAGAAACCCCTTCCCCTTCCCCCCATATCCCCTCATTGCAGAGCATCGGATTTGATCGGGAAAAATACATTAAGCTCCAGTCCCAGAAAATCAGGGAACGCCGCGAAAAGATTGGCGGGAAGCTCTACCTGGAAATGGGCGGGAAACTTTTCGATGATTTCCACGCCTCGCGCGTGCTGCCCGGTTTCACCCCGGATAACAAAATTGCGATGCTGGCCGAATTGAAGG encodes:
- a CDS encoding diaminopimelate dehydrogenase; this translates as MTHARIAINGYGNLGRGVEQALSLAPDLELVGVFTRREGVMTASGPAFPAAELTDPQLRARWTGKIDVVINCGGSKSDLDTQTPLVASGFNVVDSFDTHARIPAHFEQVDDAARAAGTLALISAGWDPGLFSLQRLLAEAVLPAGHSETFWGPGLSQGHSDAVRRVPGVKNAVQYTVPKEQVRAAALAGQTEGQLSAGDKHRRIVYVVLESGADPEAVRQAIVTMPNYFAEYETEVHVISEEEFAAEHTGMAHGGDVIRHGTTSPGTSHALHFNLALDSNPEFTGSVLVACARAVARMHTRGERGAVTLFDVPPALLHPANAAQLRADLL
- a CDS encoding TetR family transcriptional regulator, whose translation is MPKISAPTVREHREMMIARLVDAAEKILKDEPGKPLSAGAVAAAAGIARNSIYRYVGSVEDLRLLVLERNVPKWRAKVMGQVDMNAEPRERLA